The Negativicutes bacterium sequence TTGCTGCCTGCTCAGCCGCATTACAGCGTCAGCGCCCTCTGCGCTTACTTTAACATCGTCAATGAGCAGGCGCATCGGGCTCTTTCGGACTGTCACGCGACGGCGGAAATTGTAATTCGCCTGCTGCGGCAGTATGCCAAAGGCACTACCACCGCACCGCTCAAATTGTATAAAGTAGTGGAACCGAATACTTATCAGATTCGCGCACAGCTGAAAGCGGCGGGTTTTCGCTGGTATCAAGAGCAGCGCTGCTGGGGGATCGAGCAGCCGCCGCAGACTGAGCAGCCGCAGGAAATCATGATTCAGGGTTTCCTCTGCCGCCTGATGGGAACATAGGACGGCGATCTTTTGAAAACACGGCCCGGCAGTCGTCTTCCACGTCCGCCTTCGGCGTTTGTCAGATAATCCCAGGCTGCCAGAATACCCAGCCAGGTCTTGCTGTCCTGACGGATCGCCGGATTTTGCCGGGCCGCGGCAAGCGGCAGTTTGACCAGATCCAGGATCTCATCTTCATCGCAGGGCAGCGGATCGGCAGTCAATTCGCGCGCCAGAAAGAAATAAAAACGTTCGCTGCTATAGCCGGGCGAGACATAACTTGCGGCCAACAGCAGCAAATTAGCGCTGCGCAGACCGGTCTCTTCCCTGATTTCCCGCTGGGCTGCCGTTTGCGGCAATTCACCTGCTTCCATCACACCGGCAGGCAATTCCAGCATAATCTGTTCCGTTCCGGCGCGCCATTGTCTGACCAACAGGACGTTGCCCGCGGCATCGATTGGAATCAGAACCACTGCCGGTCCTTTTTCGACGACAGACCGCTCGTAGCGATGTCCCCGGGCATCCTCGACCGTTTTCTGTTCCACGCGAAAAATCGCTGTCCGCAGCTGCGTCTTAGTTGCTAAGACTGTGCAATTCAGTGAATCCATTTTCTCCTCCCGGCTGAAAAGAAGCTGTCATCAAAAGGGACAGCAACCTCTTTTTTATGCTTATTTCAAATTTAGTTTTTGGATGCCGCTTTCCAAACGCTCTACCGCTTCTTCCACCAACTGCCGGGGACAGGCTACATTGACCCGAATAAAGCCTTCGCCGCCCTCGCCAAAGGTAGTGCCGTCGTTAAAGACCAACTGCAGATCTTGCAGCAGCCATTCCATTAATTCCGGCTGACTCTTTTTTAAGCCACGGCAGTCGACCCATAAGAGATAGGTACCTTCCGGCAGCACGCATCGGAGCGGAGCGCAGCGGCTATTGATTGCCTGGACCATGTAGGCCAGATTGGCGTCGATGTGCGCATTCATTTGATCCAGCCATTCCACACCATCGGT is a genomic window containing:
- a CDS encoding NUDIX hydrolase encodes the protein MDSLNCTVLATKTQLRTAIFRVEQKTVEDARGHRYERSVVEKGPAVVLIPIDAAGNVLLVRQWRAGTEQIMLELPAGVMEAGELPQTAAQREIREETGLRSANLLLLAASYVSPGYSSERFYFFLARELTADPLPCDEDEILDLVKLPLAAARQNPAIRQDSKTWLGILAAWDYLTNAEGGRGRRLPGRVFKRSPSYVPIRRQRKP